In Halorhabdus tiamatea SARL4B, a genomic segment contains:
- a CDS encoding DUF7835 family putative zinc beta-ribbon protein: protein MATTGRTDNSRTEYCPSCGSDQPHDVSITLLTENEDSDNAAYSREPYRVAVCRVCGRRAERRMNDA, encoded by the coding sequence ATGGCGACGACAGGTCGCACGGACAACAGTCGCACCGAATACTGTCCGTCGTGTGGGTCGGACCAGCCTCACGACGTCTCGATCACGTTGCTGACTGAAAACGAGGACTCGGACAACGCCGCCTACTCGCGGGAGCCGTATCGCGTCGCCGTCTGTCGCGTCTGCGGTCGACGGGCCGAGCGTCGGATGAACGACGCGTGA
- a CDS encoding HIT family protein: protein MDQVFAPWRIEWVERSGKNPDVEECVFCELPEWDDDRENRLLAENDHAYVLLNNYPYNPGHAMVIPRAHSGAYGDLDDAALLDHAHLKQRTIDAMDAAFDPDGYNVGLNLGGSAAGGSIDDHLHTHVVPRWSGDNNFMAVISDTKVIVEALEDSYDRLHDAFADQSGATVTDSDDAVSFS, encoded by the coding sequence ATGGACCAGGTGTTCGCGCCGTGGCGCATCGAGTGGGTCGAACGCTCCGGGAAGAACCCGGACGTCGAGGAGTGCGTCTTCTGTGAACTTCCCGAGTGGGACGACGACCGTGAGAATCGTCTCCTCGCCGAAAACGACCACGCCTACGTCCTGCTCAACAACTATCCGTACAACCCCGGCCACGCGATGGTGATTCCGCGCGCGCACTCGGGGGCCTACGGCGACCTCGACGACGCGGCGCTCCTGGACCACGCCCACCTCAAACAGCGCACGATCGACGCGATGGACGCCGCGTTCGATCCCGACGGCTACAACGTCGGGCTGAATTTGGGGGGCAGCGCCGCCGGCGGCTCGATCGACGACCACCTCCACACTCACGTCGTCCCGCGCTGGTCGGGCGACAACAACTTCATGGCGGTGATCTCCGACACGAAAGTCATCGTCGAGGCGCTCGAGGATTCATACGACCGACTCCACGACGCCTTCGCCGACCAATCCGGCGCAACCGTCACCGATTCCGACGACGCCGTTTCGTTTTCGTGA
- a CDS encoding DUF7557 family protein has translation MAHTIELDEEFVERVQTHLEDDETIEEFFEELVSIYEQEGRFTDQGL, from the coding sequence ATGGCACACACAATCGAACTCGACGAGGAGTTCGTCGAACGCGTCCAGACCCACCTCGAAGACGACGAGACGATCGAAGAGTTCTTCGAGGAACTGGTCTCCATCTACGAGCAGGAGGGCCGTTTCACCGACCAGGGACTGTGA
- a CDS encoding cation diffusion facilitator family transporter, whose translation MTRRRTLRRVGLLLFGANVILFLAKGVVALETGSLAVQSEAINSLADSVYSLVIVGGLYLTTQPPDFEHPHGHERIEPFVSLFVAAGIFVAGGAVIYQSGTALLAGDVTALQSPAAIGVLVVSIGAKLALYRYCLAVGRARNSPALVATAMDNRNDVLTAGAALVGVVGAALGAPILDPLAALVVAVGILHTGVDVVRDNVNYLVGAAPPEELREEILKTALAHPDVEGAHDVIAHYVGPEIDVSLHVEIEGHRTLREAHDIESAVVESVGDLDEVDDVFVHVDPRELGEWKDDPIVDRYAGTGHDTAGPAETETDAQDETAADSTRTDDT comes from the coding sequence ATGACCCGCCGCCGGACGCTCCGTCGCGTCGGCCTGTTGCTGTTCGGAGCGAACGTGATTCTCTTTCTCGCGAAAGGCGTCGTCGCCCTCGAGACGGGCAGTCTCGCCGTCCAGTCCGAGGCGATCAACAGTCTCGCCGACTCCGTCTATTCGCTGGTGATCGTCGGCGGGCTCTACCTCACCACCCAGCCGCCGGACTTCGAGCACCCCCACGGCCACGAGCGGATCGAGCCGTTCGTCTCGCTGTTCGTCGCCGCCGGCATCTTCGTCGCCGGCGGGGCGGTGATCTATCAATCCGGGACGGCGCTGCTCGCTGGGGACGTCACGGCGCTTCAGAGCCCGGCTGCGATCGGGGTCCTCGTCGTCTCGATCGGTGCGAAGCTCGCGCTGTATCGGTACTGTCTGGCCGTCGGACGCGCCCGGAACTCACCCGCGCTGGTCGCGACCGCCATGGACAACCGCAACGACGTGCTGACCGCCGGGGCCGCCCTCGTCGGCGTCGTCGGCGCAGCGCTGGGGGCACCGATCCTCGACCCGCTGGCCGCCCTCGTGGTCGCCGTTGGCATCCTTCACACCGGCGTCGACGTCGTCAGGGACAACGTCAACTACCTCGTCGGGGCAGCCCCGCCCGAGGAACTTCGCGAGGAGATACTCAAGACGGCGCTCGCACACCCTGACGTCGAGGGTGCACACGACGTCATCGCCCACTACGTCGGCCCGGAGATCGACGTGAGCCTCCACGTCGAAATCGAGGGCCACCGGACGCTCCGGGAGGCCCACGACATCGAGTCGGCGGTCGTCGAGTCTGTCGGCGACCTCGACGAAGTCGACGACGTTTTCGTCCACGTCGACCCTCGAGAACTCGGTGAATGGAAAGACGACCCTATCGTCGACCGATACGCGGGGACCGGTCACGACACCGCCGGTCCAGCCGAGACTGAGACCGACGCCCAAGACGAGACTGCGGCTGACTCGACTCGTACCGACGACACCTGA
- a CDS encoding SDR family oxidoreductase yields the protein MALLENDVAVVTGGSSGIGRNICETFASEGASIVVADIREEPRSGGTPTHELVAAEYGVDATFVECDVSEKADLESAAEAAEDLGGLDVWVNNAGIFRGEEFTEVTEDELDQMLDINVKGTYFGAQVAIEAMVENGGGSLINLSSVAGLEGSGDFVSYCTSKGGVRLMTYSLADKYGPEGVRVNAIHPGVIETEMVTDDVPIIGGEGEEAFRQQVPLRRFGVPQDIGSAALFLASDMSSYVNGESLVVDGGQTNT from the coding sequence ATGGCCCTACTAGAGAACGACGTCGCAGTCGTCACCGGCGGATCGAGCGGCATCGGCCGAAACATCTGTGAGACCTTCGCCTCGGAGGGCGCGTCGATCGTGGTCGCCGACATCCGGGAGGAACCCCGGAGCGGCGGCACGCCGACCCACGAACTCGTCGCCGCGGAGTACGGCGTCGACGCGACGTTCGTCGAGTGTGACGTCTCCGAGAAGGCAGATCTGGAGTCGGCTGCCGAAGCCGCCGAGGATCTCGGTGGACTCGACGTGTGGGTCAACAACGCCGGCATCTTCCGCGGCGAAGAGTTCACCGAGGTCACCGAAGACGAACTCGATCAGATGCTCGATATCAACGTCAAAGGCACGTACTTCGGGGCCCAGGTCGCCATCGAGGCGATGGTCGAGAACGGCGGTGGCAGTCTGATCAACCTCTCGAGCGTGGCTGGACTCGAAGGGTCGGGCGACTTCGTCTCCTACTGCACGTCGAAGGGCGGCGTCCGGCTGATGACCTACTCGCTCGCGGACAAGTACGGCCCGGAAGGCGTCCGGGTCAACGCGATCCACCCCGGTGTGATCGAGACGGAGATGGTGACCGACGACGTGCCGATCATCGGCGGTGAGGGCGAGGAGGCCTTCCGTCAGCAGGTCCCGCTGCGTCGTTTCGGCGTACCCCAGGACATCGGGAGCGCCGCGCTCTTCCTCGCCAGCGACATGAGCAGCTACGTCAACGGCGAGTCCCTCGTCGTCGACGGCGGCCAG